From a single Agrobacterium tumefaciens genomic region:
- the nuoL gene encoding NADH-quinone oxidoreductase subunit L — MIYKAIVFLPLIGFLIAGLFGRSIGAKASEYVTTGLMIVVAILSWIVFFTVALAHGEPGEVIKVTVLRWIQSGGIDVEWAFRIDTLTAVMFVVVNTVSTLVHLYSIGYMHHDPHRPRFFAYLSLFTFAMLMLVTSDNLLQMFFGWEGVGLASYLLIGFWFKKPSASAAAMKAFIVNRVGDFGFILGISGVFVLFGSINLETVFAAASTYLPAEGAASTDTVLNLFGMQLDKANAITGVCLLLFMGAMGKSAQFLLHTWLPDAMEGPTPVSALIHAATMVTAGVFLVARMSPLFELSPDALTVVTLIGAITAFFAATVGLVQNDIKRVIAYSTCSQLGYMFVALGVGAYGAAVFHLFTHAFFKALLFLCAGSVIHAVDGEQDMRYMGGLRKHIPITFWTMTVGTLALTGVGIPGTMIGFAGFFSKDVIIESAYASHSVLSGFAFTLLVIAALFTSFYSWRLAFMTFFGKPRASADVMHHVHESPMVMLIPLFILTIGAIFAGVAFEGYFFGHEYAEFWKGALFTLPENEILEEFHHVPLWVKWSPFFAMALGFVTAWYMYIKSPETPKRLAETHRGLYQFLLNKWYFDELYDFLFVRSAKALGRFLWKKGDVAVIDHYGPNGIAARVVDVTNRMVRLQSGYLYHYAFAMLIGIAALVTWMMLGSAL; from the coding sequence ATGATCTACAAGGCTATCGTCTTTCTTCCACTGATCGGCTTCCTGATCGCCGGCCTGTTCGGCCGCTCGATCGGCGCCAAGGCGTCGGAATATGTCACCACCGGTCTGATGATCGTGGTCGCCATCCTGTCGTGGATCGTCTTCTTCACCGTCGCGCTTGCCCATGGTGAGCCGGGCGAGGTGATCAAGGTTACTGTCTTGCGCTGGATCCAGTCCGGCGGCATCGACGTCGAATGGGCGTTCCGCATCGATACGCTGACGGCCGTCATGTTCGTCGTCGTCAACACGGTCTCGACGCTGGTGCACCTCTATTCGATCGGATACATGCACCACGATCCGCATCGTCCGCGTTTCTTCGCCTATCTGTCGCTCTTCACCTTCGCGATGCTGATGCTGGTGACCTCCGATAACCTGCTGCAGATGTTCTTCGGCTGGGAAGGCGTGGGTCTGGCGTCCTATCTGCTGATCGGTTTCTGGTTCAAGAAACCGTCGGCCTCTGCTGCCGCCATGAAGGCCTTCATCGTCAACCGCGTCGGTGACTTCGGCTTCATCCTCGGCATATCAGGCGTCTTCGTGCTGTTCGGCTCGATCAATCTCGAAACCGTCTTCGCCGCCGCCAGCACCTATCTGCCGGCCGAAGGTGCCGCCTCAACGGACACCGTGCTCAACCTCTTCGGCATGCAGCTCGACAAGGCCAACGCCATCACCGGCGTCTGCCTGCTGCTGTTCATGGGCGCCATGGGTAAATCGGCGCAGTTCCTGCTGCACACCTGGCTGCCGGACGCGATGGAAGGCCCGACCCCGGTGTCGGCCCTTATTCACGCCGCAACCATGGTCACCGCCGGCGTCTTCCTCGTCGCCCGCATGTCGCCGCTGTTTGAATTGTCGCCGGATGCGCTGACCGTCGTGACGCTGATCGGCGCGATCACCGCTTTCTTCGCGGCAACCGTCGGTCTTGTGCAGAACGATATCAAGCGCGTTATCGCCTATTCGACCTGCTCGCAGCTCGGTTACATGTTCGTGGCGCTCGGCGTCGGCGCTTATGGCGCTGCCGTGTTCCACCTCTTCACGCACGCCTTCTTCAAGGCCCTGTTGTTCTTGTGCGCCGGCTCGGTCATCCATGCCGTCGATGGCGAGCAGGACATGCGTTACATGGGTGGCCTGCGCAAGCACATCCCCATCACCTTCTGGACCATGACCGTCGGCACGCTTGCGCTGACCGGCGTCGGTATTCCGGGCACGATGATCGGCTTTGCCGGCTTCTTCTCGAAGGACGTCATCATCGAATCCGCTTACGCGTCCCATTCGGTGCTATCAGGTTTCGCCTTCACGCTTCTGGTCATCGCCGCGCTGTTCACCAGCTTCTATTCCTGGCGTCTGGCCTTCATGACCTTCTTCGGCAAGCCGCGCGCTTCGGCCGACGTCATGCACCATGTGCATGAATCGCCGATGGTCATGCTGATCCCGCTCTTCATCCTCACCATCGGCGCGATCTTTGCCGGTGTGGCCTTCGAAGGTTATTTCTTCGGCCATGAATATGCCGAATTCTGGAAGGGCGCGCTCTTTACGCTTCCGGAAAACGAAATCCTCGAGGAATTCCACCACGTTCCGCTGTGGGTCAAGTGGAGCCCGTTCTTCGCCATGGCCCTTGGTTTCGTGACCGCCTGGTACATGTATATCAAGTCGCCCGAGACGCCGAAGCGTCTGGCCGAGACCCATCGCGGCCTCTACCAGTTCCTTCTCAACAAGTGGTACTTCGACGAACTCTACGACTTCCTCTTCGTTCGTTCCGCAAAGGCGCTTGGCCGCTTCCTGTGGAAGAAGGGCGACGTTGCCGTCATCGACCACTATGGACCGAACGGCATTGCAGCGCGTGTGGTTGACGTGACCAACCGCATGGTCCGCCTGCAATCCGGTTACCTCTATCATTATGCCTTTGCGATGCTGATCGGCATCGCGGCGCTTGTCACCTGGATGATGCTCGGGAGTGCCCTCTGA
- a CDS encoding NADH-quinone oxidoreductase subunit M: protein MTDWPILSTVTFLPLVGVVLLLLTNENGPYGRRNILNVSLLTTVFTFLVSLFIWIGFDNSNPGFQMVEKHAWFGNIAAYHLGVDGISMLFVILTTFLMPFCVLASWESIEKRVKEYMIAFLLLEVVMIGVFVALDTVLFYVFFEATLIPMFIIIGVWGGKDRVYASYKFFLYTLLGSVLTMLAIMAMYWQAGTTDMTELLKYGFPAGMQTWLWLACFAAFSVKMPMWPVHTWLPDAHVQAPTAGSVILAGVMLKLGGYGFIRFSLSMFPLASDYFAPFVFTLSVLAIIYTSLVAMMQDDIKKLIAYSSVAHMGYVTMGIFAANVQGVQGAIFQMLSHGIVSGALFLCVGVVYDRLHTREISAYGGLVNNMPKYAVAFMIFTMANVGLPGTSGFVGEFLTLVGVFRANTLVALFAATGVILSAAYALWLYRRVIFGALEKESLKAMLDLSTREKVILYPLVALTIFFGVYPAPVFDATAASVDLLVNNYSAALQAAQNVALTMN from the coding sequence ATGACCGATTGGCCCATTCTTTCAACGGTCACCTTTCTGCCGCTCGTCGGCGTGGTGCTCCTGCTCTTGACCAATGAGAACGGCCCCTATGGTCGCCGCAACATTCTCAATGTCTCGCTGCTGACGACCGTTTTCACCTTCCTGGTGTCGCTGTTCATCTGGATCGGTTTCGACAATTCGAATCCCGGTTTCCAGATGGTCGAAAAACACGCCTGGTTTGGCAACATCGCCGCCTACCATCTCGGCGTCGACGGTATCTCCATGCTGTTCGTCATCCTCACCACCTTCCTCATGCCGTTTTGCGTGCTGGCAAGCTGGGAATCGATCGAGAAGCGCGTCAAGGAATACATGATCGCCTTCCTGCTTCTGGAAGTCGTCATGATCGGCGTCTTCGTGGCGCTGGATACGGTTCTTTTCTACGTCTTCTTCGAAGCGACGCTGATCCCGATGTTCATCATCATCGGCGTCTGGGGCGGCAAGGATCGCGTTTACGCCTCCTACAAGTTCTTCCTCTACACGCTGCTCGGTTCGGTTCTGACCATGCTCGCCATCATGGCCATGTACTGGCAGGCCGGTACGACGGACATGACCGAACTCTTGAAATACGGCTTCCCGGCCGGCATGCAGACCTGGCTATGGCTTGCCTGTTTTGCGGCCTTCTCGGTCAAGATGCCGATGTGGCCGGTGCATACCTGGTTGCCCGACGCCCACGTTCAGGCGCCGACCGCTGGTTCCGTCATTCTTGCCGGCGTCATGCTGAAGCTTGGCGGTTACGGTTTCATCCGCTTCTCGCTGTCGATGTTCCCCTTGGCCTCGGATTATTTCGCACCCTTCGTCTTCACGCTGTCGGTTCTCGCCATCATCTACACCTCGCTGGTGGCGATGATGCAGGACGACATCAAGAAGCTGATCGCCTATTCCTCCGTCGCCCACATGGGTTACGTGACCATGGGCATTTTCGCCGCCAACGTGCAGGGCGTGCAGGGCGCGATCTTCCAGATGCTGTCGCACGGTATCGTATCTGGCGCACTCTTCCTCTGCGTCGGCGTTGTCTATGACCGGCTGCATACCCGCGAGATTTCCGCCTATGGTGGTCTCGTCAACAACATGCCGAAATATGCGGTCGCCTTCATGATTTTCACCATGGCCAATGTCGGTTTGCCCGGCACCTCCGGCTTCGTTGGTGAATTCCTGACGCTGGTCGGCGTCTTCCGCGCCAACACGCTGGTCGCACTGTTTGCGGCAACCGGCGTCATCCTCTCGGCCGCCTATGCGCTGTGGCTTTACCGCCGCGTGATCTTCGGTGCGCTGGAGAAGGAAAGCCTGAAGGCGATGCTCGATCTGTCGACCCGCGAAAAGGTCATCCTTTATCCGCTGGTTGCGCTGACGATCTTCTTCGGTGTTTATCCGGCACCGGTGTTCGATGCGACAGCCGCATCGGTCGATCTTCTGGTAAACAACTATTCGGCTGCATTGCAGGCGGCGCAAAATGTTGCGCTCACTATGAATTGA
- the nuoN gene encoding NADH-quinone oxidoreductase subunit NuoN, giving the protein MTAEILFASLHIATPELILAVGALALLMIGVFSGDKSTTTVTGLAVALLLVVGLWIIFAPASGVAFGGVYIADSFGNFMKVLALIGSITAMILAVGQGRFEPIGRFEYPVLLVLATLGILLMISANNLISLYMALELQSLALYVVCAINRESLRSTEAGLKYFVLGALSSGMLLYGMSLVYGFTGNTGFTEIAQVLASETRSLGLVFGLVFVLAGLAFKISAVPFHMWTPDVYEGAPTPVTAFLSAAPKIGAMAIFVRIVVEAFQPVFADWQQIVVFISIASMLLGSFAAIGQKNIKRLMAYSSIGHMGYALVGLAAGTQAGISGVILYMAIYMVMTLGTFACILSMRRKEIGNVENVEDLAGLSSTNPFMAVVLTILMFSLAGIPPLAGFFGKYYVFLAAIEAKLYPLAVIGVIGSVVGAYYYIRIVKVMWFDEAKGSFERPAGELKVVYALSGLFVVAFVVFGGALGNAVTVAAKTFF; this is encoded by the coding sequence ATGACCGCTGAAATCCTTTTTGCCAGTCTGCACATCGCGACGCCCGAGCTGATCCTTGCGGTCGGCGCGCTGGCGCTGCTCATGATTGGCGTCTTCTCGGGCGACAAGTCGACAACGACGGTCACCGGCCTTGCCGTTGCCCTCCTGCTCGTCGTCGGTCTCTGGATCATTTTCGCCCCGGCATCGGGCGTTGCCTTCGGCGGTGTGTACATCGCCGATTCCTTCGGCAACTTCATGAAGGTGCTGGCGCTGATCGGTTCCATCACCGCCATGATCCTCGCTGTCGGCCAGGGTCGCTTCGAGCCGATCGGCCGTTTCGAATATCCGGTGCTGCTGGTTCTCGCGACGCTGGGCATCCTGCTGATGATCTCGGCCAACAACCTGATCTCGCTCTACATGGCGCTGGAACTGCAGTCGCTGGCGCTTTATGTCGTCTGCGCCATCAACCGCGAGAGCCTGCGCTCCACGGAAGCCGGCCTGAAGTACTTCGTTCTCGGCGCGCTCTCCTCCGGCATGCTGCTTTACGGCATGTCGCTGGTTTACGGTTTCACCGGCAATACCGGCTTTACCGAAATCGCCCAGGTGCTGGCGTCGGAAACCCGTTCGCTCGGCCTCGTCTTCGGTCTGGTCTTTGTTCTCGCCGGCCTTGCATTCAAGATTTCGGCCGTGCCGTTCCACATGTGGACGCCGGACGTTTATGAAGGCGCGCCGACCCCGGTCACCGCCTTTCTTTCGGCGGCACCCAAGATCGGCGCCATGGCGATCTTCGTGCGCATCGTCGTTGAAGCTTTCCAGCCGGTCTTTGCCGACTGGCAGCAGATCGTCGTCTTCATCTCCATCGCTTCGATGCTGCTCGGCTCGTTTGCCGCGATCGGCCAGAAGAACATCAAGCGCCTGATGGCCTATTCCTCCATCGGCCACATGGGTTATGCGCTGGTCGGTCTTGCCGCCGGCACGCAGGCAGGCATTTCGGGCGTCATCCTCTACATGGCCATCTACATGGTCATGACGCTCGGCACTTTCGCCTGCATTCTCTCCATGCGCCGCAAGGAAATCGGCAATGTCGAAAATGTTGAGGACCTGGCCGGGCTTTCGTCCACCAACCCGTTCATGGCGGTGGTTCTGACGATCCTGATGTTCTCGCTTGCCGGCATTCCTCCGCTCGCCGGCTTCTTCGGCAAGTATTATGTCTTCCTTGCCGCCATCGAAGCCAAGCTCTATCCGCTCGCCGTCATCGGTGTGATCGGCTCGGTTGTCGGCGCTTATTATTATATCCGCATCGTCAAGGTCATGTGGTTCGATGAAGCCAAGGGCAGCTTCGAGCGTCCGGCGGGCGAGCTGAAAGTGGTTTATGCGCTTTCGGGTCTGTTTGTTGTCGCTTTCGTCGTCTTCGGCGGTGCGCTTGGCAACGCTGTCACGGTTGCAGCAAAGACGTTCTTTTGA
- a CDS encoding biotin--[acetyl-CoA-carboxylase] ligase: MSIDDFRHEAMVETPSTNIECFARARAGDGDNLWITAIRQTGGRGRRGRPWVSEPGNLYASLLLIDPAPMDRIGSLPLAFALAVYRAIRAVLPTGGAPLEIKWPNDVLIGRQKTCGILMEAELLPDGRRAIVIGIGINIAHKPDNPLYPVTMLSEHGASCSPDELFAHLFRETADVLRDWDEGRGVAGVMAGWRAAACGIGEHITVNFPDRSIGGRFVGIDDNGYLLLDEDEGARRSIAAGDVFFG; the protein is encoded by the coding sequence ATGTCCATCGATGACTTCCGGCACGAGGCGATGGTGGAAACGCCATCGACCAACATAGAATGTTTCGCCCGTGCAAGGGCGGGCGATGGCGACAATCTGTGGATTACCGCCATCCGCCAGACGGGTGGGCGCGGGCGTCGCGGTCGGCCCTGGGTTTCCGAACCCGGTAATCTCTATGCGTCTCTTCTTCTCATCGATCCTGCGCCGATGGACCGTATCGGCTCTTTGCCGCTTGCCTTTGCGCTGGCTGTCTATCGCGCCATCCGGGCGGTCCTGCCGACAGGCGGCGCGCCGCTTGAGATCAAATGGCCGAACGACGTGCTGATTGGCCGTCAGAAGACTTGCGGCATTTTGATGGAAGCGGAACTCCTGCCGGATGGGCGGCGGGCAATCGTCATCGGCATCGGTATCAATATCGCCCATAAGCCGGACAATCCGCTTTATCCCGTCACCATGTTGTCCGAACACGGCGCTTCCTGCTCTCCCGACGAACTTTTCGCCCATCTGTTCCGCGAGACGGCGGATGTGCTGCGAGACTGGGATGAGGGCAGGGGTGTGGCCGGTGTCATGGCCGGCTGGCGGGCGGCGGCCTGCGGCATCGGCGAACATATCACCGTCAACTTCCCCGATCGCTCGATCGGCGGGCGTTTCGTCGGAATTGATGATAATGGTTATTTGCTGCTGGATGAGGATGAGGGCGCAAGGCGTTCAATTGCCGCCGGCGATGTGTTTTTCGGATGA
- a CDS encoding ribonuclease J, producing the protein MAKQDELVFLPLGGVGEIGMNLALYGYGPASKREWIMVDCGVTFAGLDLPGVDLVLPDITYIAEQKKNLKGIIITHAHEDHYGALNDLWPGLNVPVYASGFTAGMLEAKRAYEGSRAEIPITPFKAGDRINVGPFEIEAVGVNHSIPEPMSLVIRTPLGNVIHTGDWKIDEAPSLGPLTDEARFRAIGEEGVLALMCDSTNSVRDGVSPSEHEVSEGLRQIIENAEGRVAVTTFSSNVGRIRSIAQAAEAAGREVLLLGSSLKRVVNVSQDLGIMEGIKPFLAEDEYGYIPRDKVVLILTGSQGEPRAALAKLSRDEMRNVALASGDTVVFSSRAIPGNEKAIIDIKNGLIEQGVHIITDNEALVHVSGHPRRNELLKMYEWTKPQIVVPVHGEAAHLVAQKELAEQAGISQVPKVRNGNVLRLAPGPAEVIDDAPHGRVFKDGNLIGDMDEMGISNRRKLSFAGHVSVNVVLDSRYDFLGDPDVVPFGLPEFDDEGEDMEDTLYDAVLGAVESIPRARRKDLELLREAVRRAVRAAANQTWGKKPIVTVFVTKV; encoded by the coding sequence ATGGCTAAACAGGACGAACTGGTCTTCCTGCCGCTTGGCGGCGTCGGTGAAATCGGCATGAATCTGGCGCTTTACGGCTACGGTCCGGCAAGCAAGCGTGAATGGATCATGGTGGATTGCGGCGTGACCTTTGCCGGTCTCGATTTGCCGGGCGTCGATCTGGTGCTGCCCGACATCACCTATATCGCCGAACAGAAGAAAAACCTCAAAGGCATCATCATCACCCACGCCCATGAGGACCATTACGGCGCGCTGAACGATCTGTGGCCGGGCCTCAACGTGCCGGTCTATGCCTCGGGTTTCACCGCCGGCATGCTGGAGGCGAAACGCGCCTATGAGGGCAGCCGCGCCGAAATTCCGATCACTCCCTTTAAGGCTGGCGACCGCATCAATGTCGGTCCGTTCGAAATCGAAGCCGTCGGCGTCAACCACTCCATCCCGGAGCCGATGTCGCTGGTCATCCGCACACCGCTCGGCAACGTCATCCATACCGGCGACTGGAAAATCGATGAAGCGCCGTCGCTCGGTCCGTTGACGGATGAAGCCCGCTTCCGCGCCATCGGCGAAGAGGGCGTGCTGGCACTGATGTGCGACAGTACCAACTCTGTCCGTGATGGCGTTTCGCCCTCCGAACACGAGGTTTCCGAAGGCCTGCGGCAGATCATTGAGAATGCCGAAGGCCGAGTGGCCGTTACCACCTTCTCCTCCAATGTCGGGCGTATCCGCTCGATTGCGCAGGCCGCAGAGGCCGCGGGCCGTGAGGTGCTGCTGCTTGGCTCGTCGCTGAAGCGCGTCGTCAACGTCTCGCAGGACCTCGGCATCATGGAAGGCATCAAGCCATTCCTCGCCGAAGATGAATATGGCTATATTCCGCGCGACAAGGTGGTGCTGATCCTGACCGGTTCGCAGGGTGAGCCGCGTGCCGCCCTTGCCAAACTCTCGCGTGACGAGATGCGCAATGTGGCGCTCGCTTCCGGTGACACGGTGGTGTTTTCGTCCCGCGCCATTCCCGGCAATGAAAAGGCCATCATCGACATCAAGAACGGCCTGATCGAGCAGGGTGTCCATATCATCACCGACAACGAAGCGCTGGTCCATGTTTCCGGCCATCCGCGCCGCAACGAGCTTCTGAAGATGTATGAATGGACGAAGCCGCAGATCGTTGTGCCCGTCCATGGCGAGGCGGCGCATCTGGTGGCGCAGAAGGAACTTGCCGAACAGGCCGGCATTTCGCAGGTGCCGAAGGTGCGCAACGGCAATGTTCTGCGTCTGGCCCCCGGTCCTGCGGAAGTCATCGATGATGCGCCGCATGGCCGCGTCTTCAAGGACGGCAATCTCATTGGCGACATGGACGAGATGGGCATCAGCAACCGCCGCAAACTCTCCTTCGCCGGTCACGTCTCCGTCAATGTCGTGCTGGATAGCCGTTACGACTTCCTCGGTGATCCCGATGTCGTGCCTTTCGGCCTGCCGGAATTCGATGACGAGGGCGAGGACATGGAGGACACGCTTTATGACGCCGTTCTCGGCGCTGTGGAGAGCATTCCCCGCGCCCGCCGCAAGGATCTGGAACTGCTGCGCGAAGCGGTGCGCCGCGCCGTTCGCGCCGCCGCCAACCAGACCTGGGGCAAGAAGCCGATCGTAACGGTTTTCGTCACAAAGGTTTGA
- a CDS encoding DUF1467 family protein — MRYKKPIVQEDHMPLLSVFAVYFIVWWTVLFVVLPIGLRTQAEDGDVALGTIASAPSRFRGGRIVLWTTLISALICGVWYGGSWWFGFSLDDLPRIVPVYD, encoded by the coding sequence ATGCGTTACAAGAAGCCAATTGTGCAGGAGGATCACATGCCGCTTCTTTCGGTCTTCGCCGTTTATTTCATCGTCTGGTGGACGGTGCTTTTTGTTGTGTTGCCGATTGGACTTCGTACCCAGGCGGAAGACGGCGACGTGGCGCTTGGCACCATCGCCAGCGCGCCATCCCGCTTCCGAGGCGGCCGCATCGTTCTGTGGACAACACTGATATCTGCCCTGATCTGTGGTGTGTGGTACGGCGGATCCTGGTGGTTCGGCTTCAGCCTCGACGATCTCCCGAGAATTGTTCCCGTTTACGACTGA
- the proS gene encoding proline--tRNA ligase, producing the protein MRLSRYFMPILKENPKEAEIVSHRLMLRAGMIRQQSAGIYSWLPLGKRVLDKVNRIIRQEQDRSGAIELLMPTLQTAELWQESGRYDDYGKEMLRIKDRQDRQMLYGPTNEEMITDIFRSYVKSYKNLPLNLYHIQLKFRDEVRPRFGTMRSREFLMKDAYSFDLTKEDAIHSYNKMFVAYLRTFERLGLRAIPMRADTGPIGGNHSHEFIILADTGESEVFCHKSFLDRAIPAENTDFDDVAALQGVFDEWTADYAATSEMHDEAAYDAIPDGERLSARGIEVGHIFYFGTKYSEPMGAKVQGKDGKEHPVHMGSYGIGPTRLVPAIIEASHDENGIIWPASVAPFDVVIINMKAGDAACDAACEKLYYQLSNAGKDVLYDDTDDRAGQKFATADLIGVPMQIIVGPRSVANGEVEVKDRKTGERETVTIEAAMNKALG; encoded by the coding sequence ATGCGTCTCAGCCGTTATTTCATGCCCATCCTGAAGGAAAATCCCAAGGAAGCGGAGATCGTGTCCCACCGCCTGATGTTGCGCGCCGGCATGATCCGGCAGCAATCGGCTGGCATTTATTCCTGGCTGCCGCTCGGCAAGCGCGTGCTGGACAAGGTCAACAGGATCATCCGCCAGGAGCAGGACCGTTCCGGCGCCATCGAGCTTCTGATGCCGACGCTGCAAACGGCCGAGCTTTGGCAGGAAAGCGGCCGTTACGATGATTACGGCAAGGAAATGCTGCGCATCAAGGACCGCCAGGACCGCCAGATGCTGTATGGCCCCACCAATGAGGAAATGATCACCGACATCTTCCGTTCCTACGTAAAGTCCTACAAGAACCTGCCGCTGAACCTCTACCATATTCAGCTGAAGTTCCGCGACGAGGTACGTCCGCGTTTCGGCACCATGCGTTCGCGTGAGTTCCTGATGAAGGACGCCTATTCCTTCGACTTGACCAAGGAAGACGCGATCCACTCCTACAACAAGATGTTCGTGGCTTACCTGCGCACCTTCGAGCGCCTTGGCCTGCGCGCCATTCCCATGCGTGCCGATACCGGCCCCATCGGCGGCAACCACAGCCACGAATTTATCATTCTGGCCGATACCGGTGAATCCGAGGTCTTCTGCCACAAGAGCTTCCTCGACCGTGCCATTCCGGCTGAAAATACCGACTTCGACGATGTCGCAGCCCTTCAGGGTGTATTCGACGAGTGGACTGCCGATTATGCCGCCACCTCCGAAATGCATGACGAAGCAGCCTATGATGCCATTCCGGATGGTGAGCGTCTTTCGGCACGCGGTATCGAAGTTGGTCACATCTTCTATTTCGGCACCAAATATTCCGAGCCTATGGGCGCGAAAGTGCAGGGCAAGGACGGCAAGGAACACCCTGTCCACATGGGTTCTTATGGCATTGGCCCGACACGCCTTGTTCCCGCCATCATTGAAGCATCGCATGATGAGAACGGAATCATCTGGCCGGCCTCGGTCGCGCCTTTTGATGTTGTCATTATCAACATGAAGGCTGGTGATGCGGCCTGTGATGCGGCTTGCGAAAAGCTGTATTATCAGCTCTCCAACGCCGGCAAGGATGTTCTTTACGACGATACCGACGACCGTGCGGGCCAGAAATTCGCCACCGCCGATTTGATCGGTGTGCCGATGCAGATCATCGTCGGCCCGCGTTCTGTTGCGAACGGCGAAGTCGAAGTGAAGGACCGCAAGACCGGCGAACGTGAAACCGTCACAATCGAGGCGGCAATGAACAAGGCGCTTGGCTAA
- a CDS encoding lipoprotein-releasing ABC transporter permease subunit: protein MAKADADKGAAPSAREKTARPFSAFERMVAWRYLRSRRKEAFISVIAGFSFVGIMLGVATLIIVMAVMNGFRTELISRILGINGHMIVQPIDQPFNNYDELAKKFSAVPGVTMALPLVEGQTLASGRGGAGSGALVRGVRQEDIDKIKEVASNIKTGDLVGFMAGDGVLVGSRLAAQLGVTAGDDITLISPEGDVTPMGVNPRVKSYKISGVFEIGMSEYDASMIYMPLSEAQLYFNADGIVQSIELYVSRPDDVDGIRPLVEQAAERQIYITDWRQRNQTFFSALQVERNVMFMILTLIVLVAALNIISGLIMLVKDKGSDIAILRTMGASSGAVMRIFFMTGAAIGTVGTFAGVALGVIVCLNVESIRQFFSWISGTVLFDPQLYFLSQLPAEMDLSETITVVIMALTLSFLATIFPAWRASKLDPVQALRYE, encoded by the coding sequence ATGGCAAAAGCCGATGCTGACAAGGGTGCGGCTCCTTCCGCCCGGGAAAAGACCGCCCGGCCTTTTTCCGCTTTCGAACGCATGGTGGCATGGCGCTATCTGCGGTCGCGGCGCAAGGAAGCGTTCATTTCCGTCATCGCCGGTTTTTCTTTTGTCGGCATCATGCTGGGCGTTGCAACGCTCATCATCGTCATGGCTGTCATGAATGGTTTCCGTACCGAGCTGATTTCGCGCATTCTCGGCATTAACGGCCATATGATCGTCCAGCCGATCGATCAGCCCTTCAATAATTATGACGAGCTGGCGAAGAAGTTTTCCGCCGTGCCGGGCGTCACCATGGCCCTGCCGCTGGTGGAAGGCCAGACATTGGCCTCCGGCCGCGGCGGCGCAGGCTCCGGCGCGCTGGTGCGTGGCGTGCGCCAGGAGGATATCGACAAGATCAAGGAAGTCGCCAGCAACATCAAGACCGGCGATCTCGTCGGCTTCATGGCAGGCGATGGCGTTCTGGTCGGCTCCAGGCTTGCGGCGCAGCTTGGCGTGACGGCGGGAGATGACATCACCCTCATTTCGCCGGAAGGCGACGTGACGCCGATGGGCGTCAATCCGCGCGTCAAGTCCTACAAGATCTCAGGCGTCTTCGAGATCGGCATGTCGGAATATGATGCGTCGATGATCTATATGCCGCTGTCCGAAGCCCAGCTTTATTTCAATGCCGACGGCATCGTGCAATCCATCGAGCTTTATGTCAGCCGCCCTGATGACGTTGACGGCATCCGGCCGCTGGTGGAGCAGGCGGCAGAACGGCAGATTTATATCACCGACTGGCGACAGCGGAACCAGACCTTCTTTTCCGCCCTGCAGGTGGAACGAAACGTGATGTTCATGATCCTGACGCTCATCGTTCTGGTGGCGGCGCTGAACATCATTTCCGGCCTCATCATGCTGGTGAAGGACAAGGGCAGCGATATCGCCATTCTGCGCACCATGGGGGCCAGTTCCGGCGCGGTCATGCGCATCTTCTTCATGACCGGGGCGGCCATCGGCACGGTCGGCACCTTTGCCGGGGTGGCGCTCGGCGTCATCGTCTGCCTCAATGTGGAATCCATCCGGCAGTTCTTTTCGTGGATATCCGGCACGGTTCTGTTTGACCCGCAGCTTTATTTCCTCAGCCAGTTGCCGGCCGAAATGGATTTGAGCGAGACCATCACCGTCGTCATCATGGCGCTGACGCTTTCTTTCCTGGCAACGATCTTCCCAGCATGGCGGGCCTCCAAGCTCGATCCGGTGCAGGCCCTGCGTTACGAATAA